TTAATTTCTTGAATCCCTTCTTCATTTACACACATTCTTTCATTTAATACAAACTTAAAACATACATCTCTAGAGTGATCAAGAATATTTTGAATGGCTTTTAAATTGATTCTTTTTTCTTTTGCTTCAAGACTATTGCTTAATTTTATACCCAGTGTAAAATGGAGAGATTTTAAAATTTCATTAAAACTAAACAAAACACTCCCATTGCTTTCTACGCTAATATAGTGATTTCTTTCTAAAAAATATGCCAAAGTTTCAAGCAAAACTTTATTTTTAAAATATAAGCTTGGTTCCCCACCTGTTAAAACAATATCAAAATATTCAACGCCAAAATTCTTAATTCTTTGAATCAACTCTTGAGATTCTCTAAAAATCAACCATTCATCTAAAAACTTCTGTGAAGCAGCATAAATACTATCACAACCCGTAAATTCCTGATTTTTATATAGAATTTTTTCACCAAACCCCTTGCAGGAGAGATTACACCCTCCAACTCTAATAAAAATGCTTGGAACCCCTACTCTTTTACCCTCCCCTTGGAGACTATAAAAAATCTCTGAAACTCTTAACATTATATCTGTTGGATAGGCATTGGATAATTAAAGGGTTTTGGAATTCTACCCTCATTAAATTGTCTGAGTTTTTCTAGCATTTGTTTATCCCTCCATTCCTCCAAAATAGCTTGGGAAAAAGTTATAGAATCAAGAGATAAGTTCTGTGTTAAATGGGGATTTTGCAAATCTTCTTGGAAAGCTTGGGCATATCCATGATCTGTCTCATGCACACGCACAGAATCTACAACTATTCTACCTTCAGAATTTCCCAAATCCATAGCCCCTATAAATTTATCAATAAAAAATAAAAACAAAAGTGCATAGCTCTCTGCACTTGGATTAAACTTCAAAATAACATAGCGCTCTGAATGTTTTAAAATAAAATCTTGAAAATCTTTTTTTTCCTTATCCCAAAAATGGTAAGAGTGATCAAAACTATCGATAAAATCTGCAATCTGATTTTTAAAAATACCAAAATCAAGCACCATACCAGCATTATCTAGTTTATCTGATTTTACAAAGATCTCTACTTGATAATTATGTCCATGCAAACTTCTTGAGCAACGCTGAGAATAACAATTTCTTACAATATGAGCTGCACAAAATTTAAACATTCTTCTAATAATCATTAATCACACACCCAATAATTTGGTAATGGTGAGGTATAACTATAGTTTTCCTCCCTAGTAAAATCCATACGATTAATGGTATGATAGACAAGATCCCTAAAGACATAATTATAACCACAGGTTTTTCCACGCACCACACCATCTACAAACATTATCCTTTGTTTTGTGTTCACATCATACCAATCAAGAGTAAAGTGGTAGTTTAAAACATAGTCCATTCTCTGGGAAAAATCTGTCAAATTCAAGCTCTTTTGGGGAGAGTTATCACAATAAAATTTTTCTCCATAAAAATAGCAAGAAGAAACAACTCCATCATTAATAATACTATAGTTGTAACTCACACTAGGATAGGGTTTAACCTCTTTGTAAAGACGAATAAAGATTGCATTTCTCGCTTGAGATAGTGCTAATTCACTTTGTTTATACAGGCTTGTAAAGCCTCTTTTTTGTAGTTCATAAATAATCAAATCCACATAGTATGCAGAGAGAATATCATTTACATCATGCATGATCACAATGGGCGCATTAACATTAAATCTATAATCTTTCTGCAATACAGAATAATAACTCATATTCAAATTCTTCGAACAACCTACAAATAACAGAGCAAAAGAAAAAACAACCGCTAAGATTCTCAAACAATCCTCCAAATCATTTCAATATGATCTTATTATCGCCACTACTTGGAATAAACTCTCCGATAATACTTGCGCTCTCATATCCTGATTTTTTTAATTCTTCAAGTAAAGAAAGTGCATTTGTCTTATCCAAAGCAAAAACAATTCCACCTGAAGTTTGAGCATCATATAAAAGCATATCTTCTTCTAAAATTGTGTTATAAACATACTTTTTAAAATATTCTTTATTGCTTTTACTACCACCAGAAATACAATTTTGCCTCATTAAATCCTTTGCCTTATCAAAAAACGCTACCTTAGAGACATCAATAACTATACTGATATTTTGATTACACATCTCATACAAATGACCGATTAAACCAAAACCTGTAATATCCGTAGAAGCAGTAATTGGATAATTTTTTGCAATTCTACTTGCATACAAATTAAGCATCTGCATAGAATCTATACAATCTTGGACCTGATGCATCTTAATCTTATT
The Helicobacter sp. 'house sparrow 1' DNA segment above includes these coding regions:
- a CDS encoding 7-carboxy-7-deazaguanine synthase QueE, which gives rise to MMLRVSEIFYSLQGEGKRVGVPSIFIRVGGCNLSCKGFGEKILYKNQEFTGCDSIYAASQKFLDEWLIFRESQELIQRIKNFGVEYFDIVLTGGEPSLYFKNKVLLETLAYFLERNHYISVESNGSVLFSFNEILKSLHFTLGIKLSNSLEAKEKRINLKAIQNILDHSRDVCFKFVLNERMCVNEEGIQEINEILSYISGSYSVYLMPEGTDIDTINKNLKALVPLCLKYNFFLTDRLHIRLWGNKRGF
- a CDS encoding 6-pyruvoyl trahydropterin synthase family protein, which codes for MIIRRMFKFCAAHIVRNCYSQRCSRSLHGHNYQVEIFVKSDKLDNAGMVLDFGIFKNQIADFIDSFDHSYHFWDKEKKDFQDFILKHSERYVILKFNPSAESYALLFLFFIDKFIGAMDLGNSEGRIVVDSVRVHETDHGYAQAFQEDLQNPHLTQNLSLDSITFSQAILEEWRDKQMLEKLRQFNEGRIPKPFNYPMPIQQI